In Lysobacter luteus, a single window of DNA contains:
- a CDS encoding SDR family NAD(P)-dependent oxidoreductase has protein sequence MTPGSNGAGAALEGRVVLVSGAAGGLGSAAARACARAGATVVLLGRKVPRLNRVYDAVAADGPEPMLYPLDLEGAGPDDYAELATRLEAELGRLDGMLHCAAEFRGLTPLLQTDPAAFARAIHVNLTAPWWLSQACLPLLSRSSDAALVFVLDDTARVGKANWGGYGVAHHGLAGLVGMLHAELANSTVRVSGLRPGPMRTGLRARAYVEQNDRVARDPAAAAQACVTLLSAAGAGHRGQVWSPAGSAD, from the coding sequence GTGACGCCCGGATCCAACGGCGCCGGTGCAGCCCTGGAGGGGCGCGTCGTGCTGGTCAGCGGCGCCGCCGGTGGGCTCGGCTCGGCCGCTGCACGGGCCTGCGCGCGGGCCGGAGCGACGGTGGTGCTGCTCGGGCGCAAGGTGCCGCGGCTCAACCGCGTGTACGACGCGGTGGCGGCTGACGGGCCGGAGCCGATGCTGTACCCGCTGGACCTGGAGGGCGCCGGCCCCGACGACTACGCCGAACTGGCCACGCGCCTGGAGGCCGAGCTGGGCCGCCTCGATGGCATGCTCCACTGCGCGGCCGAGTTCCGCGGCCTGACCCCGCTGTTGCAGACCGACCCGGCCGCGTTCGCGCGCGCGATCCACGTCAACCTGACGGCGCCGTGGTGGCTGAGCCAGGCCTGCCTGCCGCTGCTGTCGCGCAGTTCCGACGCCGCGCTGGTGTTCGTGCTGGACGACACGGCACGGGTAGGCAAGGCCAACTGGGGCGGCTATGGCGTTGCCCACCACGGGCTCGCCGGACTGGTGGGGATGCTCCATGCCGAGTTGGCCAACTCGACGGTGCGGGTGTCGGGGCTGCGACCGGGTCCGATGCGGACCGGCCTGCGCGCCCGTGCCTACGTGGAGCAGAACGACCGCGTTGCCCGCGATCCGGCCGCGGCCGCGCAGGCCTGCGTGACCCTGCTGTCGGCCGCCGGGGCCGGGCATCGTGGCCAGGTGTGGTCACCCGCCGGGTCGGCGGACTGA